GAGGTCCATCCAGCGAAAGGAAAGAAATGCATGAGTGGGTATCGTCAAGGCTGCACGATGCCCTGTTCGAGTGTTTTGCTGAATTCTTTGCAGGATGGCCTACGGCGAAGGACAACTGGGGGAAAATTTATCCTAAGATTGTAGACACCACCTTCACAAGGTCCGGTCGCAACCACTAACTTTTCTCCCGTACATACTCCGGCTCGATGCCCCCCAAAATATCCTTCCATAATACGAGTGCCACATCCATTTTTCCACTAGGTACGAGTCCGGCCTCGCCATTCTGCACCTTCTGAGATACTACGACGGCGAGAAACTTTTATCACCTATAACCAAGGTAACTATGTTTCATCTACTTGTACAACAAGATTCACTCATAATCTACTCCCGGAGAACATGACCAAACTTTTTCAACACTCAAATTGCATCGTTTATATCTTTTGCAGAGGAACCTTCATAAAACAAGGCTTGCTTCCCTACACGAGCTTATGAAACTCCGTGAAAACAGATCGCCCCTAGCTGGTGATGCACTCTGGGCTGTGTTAGCTCCTAGCCAGTTCAGCTTCGGTGATTTCATGAATGAAGTGGACACTTGAAAACCCATGGCCCCTGTCTATTGCTGATGTACGCTTGTATGCTTCATCCTGTAATCTCGAATTCTAGTGCCATCTATCTTTTAGGACGCCTGGTTTTGGATTTAAACCAGACCTTTCTGTAATAAACTACATCAACCACCACTGACTACAAATGTCCTATCCTGGAATGAACTATCTATGCAGCAAAGTTTTTATGTTGCATCACATGTAAGGAGCTCGCGAGCTTTGTTCTAAGTTATGTCGAATTCGACGGTAATGCTACTATATTATCCGAATTTCCCCTTACAACGGGAAGCTCATCCTTAATCCACCGCACCGATATAGGTTACTTTTTTCAACTCTATTTTTTATGTCTACATGGCAGCTCCCTAGCACCGATatttgtccatcttttttttcaaCAACTACTCTATTCTTGTGTTTGTCAGTTCAATCTCAACAATACACAAACTCGAAAAGCTTCCGACAGCAGCTTCGGACAATCAACTAATCCAGGCGCCATCATCAACAATAAGGGCTCCGTTCATTGGGAGCAGCAAAGTTGGTTTACATCATCGAAAAAACAAGATTAAACCCGAATGTCCACAAACATTTCTTTTCGTTGTTGGCCACATGACTGACATCAACCAAAACACCAAAATGTAGCTCCACACGGGAACTACCCAAGCCCTGCCGCATACACATGGCATCTTCCTTATCAGCTAACCAAACCTGGCTACTCCTAAACGCCGTGGAACCGGACCCCCGAACAAACCAAAATGTGATCCTAGTCCGGGGACCCTCAATGCCATCCCACAAAGCGAACCCGCCCGCAACCCCCGATATGCAACTTCGGCTTAGTGTGCTTACAAACCGATTAAGTTCTTAGTCTAACACTGACATAATTTAACTTCACATAGGCCTGAAGGCAATAGCTAAGGTCATCCGGATCGACTAGATGACAATCTGGATCATGAAGTCAGGAAGGTCTCCAGCATTCCCCTTCATAGTGGCAAGCTGGTATGCCATGGTCTTGCGAAGGTACTCTATCCGCTCCTGCACCAAAGGTTCACATAATTCGCCTTGTTAGCCATAAAACCGAAAACGTTTTTCTCTCTATATTTATTGTGCATGTATGATTCGAAAGAAAACTTGCTTACATCACTTAGGATTGACCTCAGATACAGCCCGTTGAACTCTCGAATGTAGTGTACGATGTACACTCCGCTTTGTTCACTGTTTTCGGTGGCAGAATTGGTTAGTTCCTAATCAATCACACAGGATATCTTAACCATTCCCCTCATAACaccaaattttgaaaaaaatcatgcattttCTCACGCACCTGCTGCAGTTGAAGTGTGCGCCTGCATGGTACTTGATTTGCCAGTTGCTTGCATTTACCTCCCAATCTGGTATGTTCTCGTTGATGCAACGAACCAGCCCGAAAAGTGTTTTTTTTGCTATTGCCTCGTGCTTCTCACGCATCACCTCTTCTCCATAGAATGTCGTCGTAGGATCCATCACCAACATGTGCTTGCTTTCTGGATCAAACACATACAGCGACCAGCTCTGAAGCACTTCCAGCGGCATCATCAGCTGCACATATTCATTGAAAGCACAAACAAAAAATTTGTTCAAACCACATGCACCAGGTTTTTTACATTACTAAATTTCGATAAGTACATTTATATCCAGCCGAGGATTCACCTTCTTCACATTCTCTAATTTGTATCCTATTTCATCAGACGTCATCATGCTCCTCATGAATGCGTAGTCTATATACCTTGTATCAACCCCCATCAGATGTTTCTGAAAGTTGTTACCAAGGAGTTGTGAGCAAAATCATTTTTTTTTGGCCAACATTTTTGGGCCTCAAAACACAAACTGCATGCCAGACTTAGCTTGCATATACTCACCGCAAATCTCGGGTCGAAGATGTGGCGCCAGCGAGCTGCAGAATATCCATACACCTTGAATTCCAGCACCTTCAGAAGCCTGTGCACCGCTGACCACCCAACAAATGTAATCTTGCCACCTGGGCCAAAATCAATCTTGAAGTCCCAGCCTGTCAGATGGATCGTTGTAGGTACACGGTGTTTGAACCATTTCCTGAAACAATCAGCACTCAGTTTTTAAGGCTAGAATGAGTAAAATTTGCCACTTTTTCCTAAATCCAACTAATTTCAGCTTATTTCTAGTTCTCATTCAAGCAGAATTTAACTCTCCATCTAAGGGAATCATGTTTTGTTACCTGTCTAGCTCCCTTTCACTGCACGACATCATATTGTCAACAAACTTCAGGACTAGGCTTCCAAGTGGCTCCTCGTGACTCAGCCCATATGTTGCAGGAAAGTTCTCTCCAATTTCAGTCTTTACACGAACTCCATCAGGAACCGCGAATTCAAATCCTGTAACAGAAACTGATGGCCCCCCAACGCTGTAGCGCGATGCTCCACCCCGAGCGGATGAACCACTGCCACCCAAGTCGACAAATACCGGCCTAGTGTCACCGCTGCGAACCGCACCCCGCCCACCGACAACACCTGGTTGTAAAACATGGACAGCCTAAGCACACACACAAAACTGTAACAAATAGGGGCCACTATTACGCAACCCTGTGCCCCCCTGTTGCATTCATAATTTCAGTTGGTCACAAATAGTCCCTTACCCGGTGTTTCTTCAACATCTGCAGCTGTAGGTCCAAAATTCTCAATTGCAACACCAGCTGGGAAATGCTCGCTTGCGTCCTGACCTGCAGCagcaattttacttttattgactGCAACACAATTTTCTTCTCCCTTTGCCACAGGATCTACTTCTTAATATGCAAAAAAAACACAAAGCAGGGGATACTGAATAATCGTTGCCTTCTGACCTGAAATTCCACCATCTGGTAGTCCTACATTGCCGCAACCCGCAGGTTGTCCATCAGCAGCACCATCCTCCGCTCTCTCGACGACTTCAGGCCCCTCAGGTGATGCGCTAGCCGGTCTGGCACCCCTTCCACCTGTCATTTCTTCCATGAATTTTCATACAGCCAGCAAATTAGCTTCAACAGCCTATCATAATCTCGGAAAGAAATCATAATGGATTCTTTCAATTACCCGCTGGCAAAACAGCTTCCTCACTGCCTCCTGCAACAGCTTCCGCACAAGCAGAAGAACTACCGACCACCGCACCGCCGGCATCCCCTGCTGCAGCCAGACAAAATAGAAAGCACAAGAGACATGTAAGAGACAATGTATGCTGCTAGATGCCACCGGCACGTAACATCCAAGCATGCGATCTTGGTACAGGGTTTAAAGATATGACACCTTCCAATCCAGCTGGGTACTCTGCGTCAGAATCATCCGCTGCAAAAAAAGAAGTGAACCAACACACATCACGCACAGGGTTCTGCGATTTTTCCCACACAAGGTGCAGcacttccaaaaaaaaaaaacaaaaattgaATATCAGCACTTACAATCCCTGGATGGATCATGCCATATGTTCAACCCTTCTTCGAAGCGAACCCTCTTTTTCGGCGGCATCACACGGTTTGCCTTTTGCTTCCTGCGCCTGCGCACATAGTGCTGAACCGGAACAAGCTGGGGGAGAACTCCTGCACCAGCATTTGGGTCCCCTGCCGCACACACTGGCGCTCCGTCAATCGCTGGAAGACAGAGATTCAGTTATATCAGAAATGGTTTGCTTTAAATCTTTTAAACCTCAGTAATACGATTTGTACTCGCAGAACCGATGGTACTTCAGAAATCTCGAATTCTATTTTTTTTACCTGAAGCACTTGGTGTCAAGTCAACCATGTTTACATGCTCCACACGGTCACGTGCATCAGTACCTGCTAAATTTAGAAGCTAAATCAGTGCGCGACACCACTTACCAAATCACCACACATTTTCTAACTGAAAAAAACACCCCTCAAAGCCTGCGGCATGGTGTTAAGAACAGAGCACAAACCTGCTTCCACTGGTTGAACATCCATCGTCTTGTCATGCTGACCGGATGCCGTGTCACCAATTAACGAACTAATTATTTCTTCGGTTATTTTCTCTGTCGAAAATGCATTTTTTTCCTCTTTTAGTTCTGTATGGCAAAACCTTGAATCTTTCTGTCCAATCAACGCATGACAAAAGGTAATCGGCAGAAAGAAGCATACCATTATTCGCCTCCATCTCAGATATCATCCTCGCAAGATTTTCATCACGGCGCATGCAAGCATCAGCTGCAAAAATAATGTAGCTATCACCAACTTATACATTCAGGAATCTAAATCTTTCCAACTACACATAACTTACTACCATTTGTGCCATAATCCAGATGTAATTTACCTTCTCCATCAAGTTCCTTCTGTAGCTGTCTTGCTAGCTCCTCGTCTCCTCTACACCGATCATTCATATTTCTGACGCCACCGAGGCATATGATGTTTTCGCTGCTCTCAAACACCATAGGTCCCTTCCCACGGTCTTCGGTGGACGCACGGCGAGTTGCAGACGTCAAACCTTCTCCATATCTCCAGCTGTCTCCGGTATCTTCTGCCACTAACGGTGTGCTAGCACGGGGTAAATCATTTTCCTCCCCCATCACCTCGTCGTCCGACGGCACCATTGGTTCGGACATGTCAACTGCATAGCAAGATAGACATCACAGCACCAATTATTTTTCAGTAACCCTTGTTCGATCATGCCTGATTAACGACAAAAACAGGCAGCATTACCACACATTCCCTTTTATTCAGATCCCACTTACCTGGATCATTACATACCACCATGACCATACACCCTTTCCCCCATTGttcgtcaacatcatcacctgtgTTACATAATTTTTTTCGGAAAAAACTTAGTTACCAGAAATGACTAATAGATTGCGCGAACATCTAAAGTTCACCGGTTTTTCTACAGTACGCTAGCGCGGCAGGACAATTTTCTAACCTCTGACCATCTTAGGATGTGTTTCTGCTCCACTTTGCAAATCACCCGATGTAGCAGCTGCCCGCCCATCAAACACTCCTACATGTTTGACAAATAATTAAGTTCCACACAATTCAGTTAAACAATTTTTAAACCAAATGGAATAAAAAAAATGACCATTCGCTTCTTTCTACAAGTACCTGCTCCAACCGACTCTTCTCCCTCGAAGAGGGCATCTGCAAATATAGTAGCTAGTGCATCCCTGGCACTCTCCACACCTCTGAATATCTCGTCTACCAACACGTGATTCATCTCTCCAGGGATTGCAAGCTCAGATGCAACCCGCGCAACAGCATTTCGGATGAGAGGAATTACTGAGCCGTCAACCAGTGATCGTACCTTCGCAACGCCCTGAAATTGATAATCCAAAAAAAAATCAATAATTTCAGCAGTACAGACGCACACAGCTAAAAAACCTGCAGCCGTACTCACACAAAACAAATTACCCACCTCTTCCTTATTCAGATTTCTGAAGGTTTTCTCATCCTCTTTCCTCACACCTATCCCTCCATTTTCAATAAGAGGGTGCATTCGCAGTACTTCTCCCTGCCTGGCAGTAATCGGCTTAGTCTGCAACAGTGTATATGTACAGACCATGTTTTTGGTTAGACTTAGCATCAGACACTTCTGCACTAACAATGAATTATAAGAGCTACACGTAACACTACCACTTTGCCCAGCTATAAGTAAATGCGACAACATAAAATCGCTGTCAAACCTTGTATTTCACTTCACCACCGACACCGTCCTCCATCACCAGATTAATCAGTTCTTTCAGCTTCTCCGTTGTGTAAACTGCGATTTTCGGCGCCATGGTTGTGTCAAGCCCAGCATCACCAAAATCAATCCATTCGATGCAGAACAACTGTTCAGCAAAAGGCAAATGTACTTTAATCAATCAGAAAAGCTCACCATCCATGCAAAAAAAGGAGTGGCTGCAGATCCAAGACAAATACAAACAAAAAAAGGGGACAGAACTCACCGCAGCTGCTAGTGGGCATGCACCTAGGACGTATATGGGTGAATGTGTATCCTTGTCCATCTTCAGCCGCGATGCAGCCGTCTGCATCTGCCTCAGCACATAGCCAGCCCAGTCGTACTCATGCAGCTTCTCCGGCGAAATCACAATCCCAAGAATCTCTTCAGGTATTGTCGGGACTGCCTGTCGCGGTGCGATGTATGTGCTGCACACCAGCAATGTGTAGGCAACCTGAGCAGCGACGACCTGGCTTGGAGTCAAGCAGGCCACGTCGCAGCTCTGGAAAACCTTCTTCAGATCATCCATGCTTATACCAGCAGATCTGTCAACTTTCATCTGCAGCAGCGCCTGGATTTTCTCGATCTGGGCACCCCGCATCTTCGAGCTAAGCCTAGACTTACGACCGTGTATGGTCCTTCCCCCAGACCGTACACCTAGAACCCTAACTATTTCTTCCTTAGTTACACGCCGCACCTCGCCGTCCTTGAAACTCATATCCATAGTTTCAGGGTCAAGATTACTGAGGCAAGAGACGTAGAACCTCCTATCTACAAGCCCTACCAACCTGGTGGCCAACAGGCTAGCCAAACCAGTTTCTTTCACAACTGGATAGTAGATCGGACCTACCC
This Lolium perenne isolate Kyuss_39 chromosome 1, Kyuss_2.0, whole genome shotgun sequence DNA region includes the following protein-coding sequences:
- the LOC127293337 gene encoding uncharacterized protein isoform X1, encoding MDQTAATPKGRRKKGRSPDELQASTSTRSTRAWGASTPMLAAASSAREKKPPTTRTGFSVAPVLGVGPIYYPVVKETGLASLLATRLVGLVDRRFYVSCLSNLDPETMDMSFKDGEVRRVTKEEIVRVLGVRSGGRTIHGRKSRLSSKMRGAQIEKIQALLQMKVDRSAGISMDDLKKVFQSCDVACLTPSQVVAAQVAYTLLVCSTYIAPRQAVPTIPEEILGIVISPEKLHEYDWAGYVLRQMQTAASRLKMDKDTHSPIYVLGACPLAAALFCIEWIDFGDAGLDTTMAPKIAVYTTEKLKELINLVMEDGVGGEVKYKTKPITARQGEVLRMHPLIENGGIGVRKEDEKTFRNLNKEEGVAKVRSLVDGSVIPLIRNAVARVASELAIPGEMNHVLVDEIFRGVESARDALATIFADALFEGEESVGAGVFDGRAAATSGDLQSGAETHPKMVRGDDVDEQWGKGCMVMVVCNDPVDMSEPMVPSDDEVMGEENDLPRASTPLVAEDTGDSWRYGEGLTSATRRASTEDRGKGPMVFESSENIICLGGVRNMNDRCRGDEELARQLQKELDGEADACMRRDENLARMISEMEANNEKITEEIISSLIGDTASGQHDKTMDVQPVEAAGTDARDRVEHVNMVDLTPSASAIDGAPVCAAGDPNAGAGVLPQLVPVQHYVRRRRKQKANRVMPPKKRVRFEEGLNIWHDPSRDSDDSDAEYPAGLEAGDAGGAVVGSSSACAEAVAGGSEEAVLPAEMTGGRGARPASASPEGPEVVERAEDGAADGQPAGCGNVGLPDGGISGQDASEHFPAGVAIENFGPTAADVEETPGVVGGRGAVRSGDTRPVFVDLGGSGSSARGGASRYSVGGPSVSVTGFEFAVPDGVRVKTEIGENFPATYGLSHEEPLGSLVLKFVDNMMSCSERELDRKWFKHRVPTTIHLTGWDFKIDFGPGGKITFVGWSAVHRLLKVLEFKVYGYSAARWRHIFDPRFAKHLMGVDTRYIDYAFMRSMMTSDEIGYKLENVKKLMMPLEVLQSWSLYVFDPESKHMLVMDPTTTFYGEEVMREKHEAIAKKTLFGLVRCINENIPDWEVNASNWQIKYHAGAHFNCSSEQSGVYIVHYIREFNGLYLRSILSDERIEYLRKTMAYQLATMKGNAGDLPDFMIQIVI
- the LOC127293337 gene encoding uncharacterized protein isoform X3, which codes for MDQTAATPKGRRKKGRSPDELQASTSTRSTRAWGASTPMLAAASSAREKKPPTTRTGFSVAPVLGVGPIYYPVVKETGLASLLATRLVGLVDRRFYVSCLSNLDPETMDMSFKDGEVRRVTKEEIVRVLGVRSGGRTIHGRKSRLSSKMRGAQIEKIQALLQMKVDRSAGISMDDLKKVFQSCDVACLTPSQVVAAQVAYTLLVCSTYIAPRQAVPTIPEEILGIVISPEKLHEYDWAGYVLRQMQTAASRLKMDKDTHSPIYVLGACPLAAALFCIEWIDFGDAGLDTTMAPKIAVYTTEKLKELINLVMEDGVGGEVKYKTKPITARQGEVLRMHPLIENGGIGVRKEDEKTFRNLNKEEGVAKVRSLVDGSVIPLIRNAVARVASELAIPGEMNHVLVDEIFRGVESARDALATIFADALFEGEESVGAGVFDGRAAATSGDLQSGAETHPKMVRGDDVDEQWGKGCMVMVVCNDPVDMSEPMVPSDDEVMGEENDLPRASTPLVAEDTGDSWRYGEGLTSATRRASTEDRGKGPMVFESSENIICLGGVRNMNDRCRGDEELARQLQKELDGEADACMRRDENLARMISEMEANNEKITEEIISSLIGDTASGQHDKTMDVQPVEAAGTDARDRVEHVNMVDLTPSASAIDGAPVCAAGDPNAGAGVLPQLVPVQHYVRRRRKQKANRVMPPKKRVRFEEGLNIWHDPSRDSDDSDAEYPAGLEAGDAGGAVVGSSSACAEAVAGGSEEAVLPAGGRGARPASASPEGPEVVERAEDGAADGQPAGCGNVGLPDGGISGQDASEHFPAGVAIENFGPTAADVEETPGVVGGRGAVRSGDTRPVFVDLGGSGSSARGGASRYSVGGPSVSVTGFEFAVPDGVRVKTEIGENFPATYGLSHEEPLGSLVLKFVDNMMSCSERELDRKWFKHRVPTTIHLTGWDFKIDFGPGGKITFVGWSAVHRLLKVLEFKVYGYSAARWRHIFDPRFAKHLMGVDTRYIDYAFMRSMMTSDEIGYKLENVKKLMMPLEVLQSWSLYVFDPESKHMLVMDPTTTFYGEEVMREKHEAIAKKTLFGLVRCINENIPDWEVNASNWQIKYHAGAHFNCSSEQSGVYIVHYIREFNGLYLRSILSDERIEYLRKTMAYQLATMKGNAGDLPDFMIQIVI
- the LOC127293337 gene encoding uncharacterized protein isoform X2, with amino-acid sequence MDQTAATPKGRRKKGRSPDELQASTSTRSTRAWGASTPMLAAASSAREKKPPTTRTGFSVAPVLGVGPIYYPVVKETGLASLLATRLVGLVDRRFYVSCLSNLDPETMDMSFKDGEVRRVTKEEIVRVLGVRSGGRTIHGRKSRLSSKMRGAQIEKIQALLQMKVDRSAGISMDDLKKVFQSCDVACLTPSQVVAAQVAYTLLVCSTYIAPRQAVPTIPEEILGIVISPEKLHEYDWAGYVLRQMQTAASRLKMDKDTHSPIYVLGACPLAAALFCIEWIDFGDAGLDTTMAPKIAVYTTEKLKELINLVMEDGVGGEVKYKTKPITARQGEVLRMHPLIENGGIGVRKEDEKTFRNLNKEEGVAKVRSLVDGSVIPLIRNAVARVASELAIPGEMNHVLVDEIFRGVESARDALATIFADALFEGEESVGAGVFDGRAAATSGDLQSGAETHPKMVRGDDVDEQWGKGCMVMVVCNDPVDMSEPMVPSDDEVMGEENDLPRASTPLVAEDTGDSWRYGEGLTSATRRASTEDRGKGPMVFESSENIICLGGVRNMNDRCRGDEELARQLQKELDGEADACMRRDENLARMISEMEANNEKITEEIISSLIGDTASGQHDKTMDVQPVEAGTDARDRVEHVNMVDLTPSASAIDGAPVCAAGDPNAGAGVLPQLVPVQHYVRRRRKQKANRVMPPKKRVRFEEGLNIWHDPSRDSDDSDAEYPAGLEAGDAGGAVVGSSSACAEAVAGGSEEAVLPAEMTGGRGARPASASPEGPEVVERAEDGAADGQPAGCGNVGLPDGGISGQDASEHFPAGVAIENFGPTAADVEETPGVVGGRGAVRSGDTRPVFVDLGGSGSSARGGASRYSVGGPSVSVTGFEFAVPDGVRVKTEIGENFPATYGLSHEEPLGSLVLKFVDNMMSCSERELDRKWFKHRVPTTIHLTGWDFKIDFGPGGKITFVGWSAVHRLLKVLEFKVYGYSAARWRHIFDPRFAKHLMGVDTRYIDYAFMRSMMTSDEIGYKLENVKKLMMPLEVLQSWSLYVFDPESKHMLVMDPTTTFYGEEVMREKHEAIAKKTLFGLVRCINENIPDWEVNASNWQIKYHAGAHFNCSSEQSGVYIVHYIREFNGLYLRSILSDERIEYLRKTMAYQLATMKGNAGDLPDFMIQIVI